TTGCATGgctacctctcacatgcccccaagtggggacccagcctgaaacccaggcttgtgccccaaccaggactcCAACCTGGGACCCCCTGATTCGCAGGTGGGCaccaaatccactgagccacaccagccagggatttctcatttccttttaatgtttCCACTGTACTGATTAATGTTTTGAATGTGAAACCAACCATGCATCTCTAAAAATGCATACCTGCCTGGCCAAGATGGATGGCAAAGTTTATGCCGTGATGCATCTTGGTGAGATTGTGTTCAGGACTCTGCACTGATTCACGAGAGAGAGCTTCCTGTGAGGCTCCCTCTGTGTAGCTCCCTCGTTTGGTTTGGCCATCAAGTTACTTCTGGCCTGATAAACTGTGGTGGCAGATgtgccttcctcctttcctctgagGAGAGGCTTGTGTAAGGCTGTTGTGTGTATGTTCCTGTCTCTGTGTATGTCCACATGTGTATTTCTGTGTGTTTCCTACATGCATGAGTGCTGTGAAGCATTTGCCAGAGAAGCTTTTCAGACTCTGAGTTCACGTTGCAGGAACATCTTTAATTACAAGTTGAATGTAGTTAATACACAGGACAGCACAGTTTCACATTCCCCCCACACACGAGTGAAGTCACACGGCCCTTGTGCTGTGTGGTCTGACTTGTCCCATGTAGCGTGACGCTCTCACGATGCATCCGTGGCGCTGCCCTGTCTGTATCTCATCGCTCTGTGGCTGCATGACACTCCCTCGCACAGGTCGCCACACCTGCATCTCAGCACGTGTGGAAGGACACGTAGGTGGTCTCTCGTCTTTACCTTTTTCTTCTCTAAGATGTTCATTCACGGTTGTAAATTTTCCAGTGTGTAGGATGGTCAAGTGAGATTTACATTATCAGTCATGGAAAgcattctctcccttccatttTTGATCTAAATTGACACACTGATTCTGGAGAAGTCTGTTGCTTTGATTCCAAAGCATAGGGGTATTACTTATCTGTGCTTGAAGAATCAGGGGACTCCCACAGGGTTCCAGCAGCTGCTGGGGGTCCAACTCAGGTCACCAGGCTGGCTGGGCTCATAGTGAGTGTCCTTTTGGCAGCTCCTGTACCTTCTGGGGTCTCTGCAGGTCCCTACTCTGCAGTGTGGGGACTGGGTCCTTCCTGTGCTAGTGGACAGCCAGAGCAGCATATACGCTGGGCTCTTCTGGGGGCTCCTctgatggggaggaagggggtgcaCTTGTCTCCCATCTGTGGGTCATGAGGGTCAGCTGGGCATATGTCACATCCTGAGGTACAGCATATGCAGAGGCCTGGagcagggggacagagagagggatgaAACCTGGTTGGGTTTGGGGAAGCTTGGGGCCTGGGGAGGATGGGTCCCACCTcactgtccatctgtctgtcctcttctGCTTGTCTGCCCTTCATGTCCACAATTCCTCTGACGGGGGGAAGGAGAGGCGACCATTCCCTGCCTGGGCCTTGATGTTGAGTGGGTCACCTGGGCGCACTTCACTCCCTGGGGGTTGTCATGGGGACTGTTCTGCtggagagagacagtgagacagaACCAGCGAAACCTTGCTCCCACGGTTGAAACCCTCCAGTCAGGTGTCCACATGGTGTCTGAGTGACGACTTAAACTTCAGATCAGAAGAGGTCACTCTCCCGATGGAATCTGCAGGGAATCCCTGAACCTTGGGTCTCCTGGTGCTTCTACAGATCTGACTATTAACCTAATGAGCTATATTTGCTCATTTTGCTCCAGCCAGAGGGCCCATCAGGCTGAAGCAGCAGGTCCTGCCTCAGGACCATTGCACctgctgttttctctgttctcccccctcaccacacaccccaccccctgctcttgCTTCATCCTCCTTCACAGCACTTGGCTCTCCAGGACTCCATCTGCCTGTTTGCAGGTGTCTCCCTCACTCACAGGTGAGCTTGAGGGGTGTGGGTACAGGATGATCAGGGTGGCACTGTGGCACCAACATGGAGCTGGTAACCAGTGAGCTCCCATCACAGCTGCTACGTGAGTGAGTGAGGAGAACCTGGGACCTGAGggtattcattcactcatgctTCCTCCTGAGACCTGGGCTGCATAAGGTCAGACACAGGATGAGGGGCCAGCACAGGGGACCATGCAGGAGGGGTCATGAGGTCATAGGAAAGCAGGAGGAGTGAGTCACAGCAGGACGACCTGGTGCCCAGAGGAGAGGCCAGTGTGGATGCTGCTGAGAACCAGAGTAGGTGAGGACAGGGAAGTGGCCATTGGAGTGAACTGGGCAATAGGAAGGTCCTTGGTGTCCTGGACAGGAGCAGGGGTCTCACCTGAGGGTCCAGCTCCACACTCTCCCCAACCCGTGGGTCCTTCACAGAAGTGTCTGCAGGGGCAGAATGGGGTGTGTCTCCTGGCAGGTTCCCTGAGATCTCAGGGCTGCAGACCCACCTGCCCCCAATGGGCCACTAACCCAGGGGTGAGGTGAGGGTCCAGGTCAGGCTGTGTGGTTTTCAGTCCCTCTCACCCCTGATCACCACACCCTCCCAGGCTCTCCCCTCCCCTATCGCCCCTGAAATCTCTGTGCCCCCCTCTGGAGGGCAGCTGTCCCTTCCTCTCACAGAGGGGCTCTTCCTGGGCGTCCACAGCGGGACTGGAGGACAGACTACAGCCTCTCTCTGGGCTGGTCAAGAGGGACAGTTTCAGCCTTGGGAGGGTAGAGGCCCCTCCCCGTGTGAttccagaggaaagaaggaaactttaatACTTGCTTGTGGGTATGTTTCATGTTACAGAAGATTGAAAATGATCAAAAACTAACTTATACTTATTGGTAAACCTGTGCTGACATTGAGTGTCTTCTTTCTAGATTTTCTGATGTGAGGTTCTGGAGAAACCTCTCTCAGCGGACCTGCTCCACCTATTTGTTTCTGTGGCAGGTGCTCTGAGCCCCTCTCTCCTGTGGCCCTCGTCACCCTGTTCCCTACTCACCTGATGTCCTGCCTTTGCTCAGATGCAGGTGTCAGTGGTGggggaacaggaggaggaggaagaagagcagcAAGAGGAGGGTCACTGTGACCTGGATCAGGATGTTCAGTGACCGTGGGACACCTTGGGCTGGAGTGACGTCATGAATAAGCCAAAAGTgccatttaatgagcacctactgtgtgtgcgGCACAGGCTGGGGTCTGTCCTTCATCTGCTCTAACCTCACAGCCCTCATGCACCAGGGATGGCTGACCCTCCACCCAGTCCACTGCGGCTCAGAGAGGTCAGCCATGTGCCCCAGGtcacccagccaggccagggcagggctgggactggacCCCGGGGTGTGGGTTCCCTGTGCTGTCCTCCTGCTTCCCCCAGGTGGACACCAGCTCCGAGCTCTGGGTTGCTCACCTGCAGGGGCCTGTCCTGTCTCACCTGGAGCTGAGGGTCCTTCTTATGACCTGCCCCCAGCACAGCAGGGACATGAGATGGAAGTTTGATGTGTGGTGAACCTGATACACCCTTGGAAGCCCTGCCTTCCTGAGCTCTGTGAGACTCCTTATGTCACCTAATGTCACTGTAGGCCTGTGAGCAGGAGGGCACCAGGGATGGACAGACATGAACCCAACactcagagaaaagaaaggaccacctggccccacagcagaagcagcagagccaggacctgATCCAGGTCTGACTCCAGCCCTTGTTCCCTGCTCTCAGTGAGCACCTGAGCTGAGGAATAGACCTGGATGCCCCAAACCCTTGTTACTCCTGCCCCTCCATGTCCAGTGTCACTGTCACTGCTACAGAGGGGACTGTCTCCATAACATCATGTCCTGGGGGACTTCCCTTCAAGGCCCACCTCCTCCGAGGAGGTCAGAACCAGAACTGAAAGGAAATCTAAGCCCTGGGTCACGGTCCTGTCCTTTTACACGtggagacactgaggcacagggaagggaagggcgtGTCCAAGTTGGAGCCTCCAGAGGTGCCTGAGCTTGCACAGGACTCAACCCCTGTCCCCATGGAcacacccaccacctccccacacaGACTCTCACTTACTGGTTTGCAGGCCTGACTCCACTTGGAAATGGGGCGATGGGCCAAACCTCAGAGCCCCTGCCACGCTGTTGTTCCCCCTTGGATCTGTCCTCCACGTCTAGCCCACCTGGGACTCAGCCTGTCTGTCTCTAAGACCTGAGGGCATTGAATTCCCTGAGAGACTCATAATGCCCTTAGGTAGGCTGTGCTCCCCTGAACAAAGGGCCCCACTACCTCGCTGGCTGTGGAGAGAGGCCCAGTGGGAGGTGGACTGGGACCTCAGAGGGTTCTGGGAAGGAGGACACCAGTGGGTTAGAGTCTGGTGCTGACCCTGGAGCCCCAGATCTCTCAGAGGCTTCCCATGCAGCTGTGCTGTGGCCCACTCAAACCCCTGCTGCTGAGACCCGGGCATCTTCTGTATTCAGGTGAGGGACAGAGATGGACAGGTGTAGGAGGGTCTCCGAGGGGCAGCTCTCTTCTGGGTGACCACCCCTAGAGCCCTCTTCCTCCCCTTGCAGCCCACAGTTCTTCTGAGGAAGAGAACCTGAACTGACAGCTCAGAAAGACAGGGTCAGAGGCTTCACCTGAGACCAGGAGCTCCAgggggtcactgggctgtgacagCAGGTAGGGGCTCCCATGGTTTGTGCTGTAGCACCTATAGGTCCCCCCATGGGCTGAGGTCACAGGTCCCACGGAGAACTCTGCCTGGTGCTGCTGAGCTTGGGACTATGATCTGAGATGCTGCGGGGGATCGGCTGCCCCCTCCTTGGTCAGAAGGAAAGTGTCCCTCGGGCTCTGTGACTGACACAGCAGGGTCATGTTCTCTCCTGGGGCCACTGTGGGGCCTGGCTGCATGGTGAGGGAGGGTCTGTCAGGGAGCCATCCTAGAGAGAAggggggtgggtgaggggctgCCACCACCTAGTTCTTACCTGAGAGTCACCAGGCCCCTTTCTGGGGACCCTCCTCTCTGTCCATCTCTGTTTTCTCTgagtctccccctcccctcccatcccctgtctttgtctccctccctgggGAGCCCTCACCCCTTGTCCTGCCCATCACCACCTGAGACCCCCAGCAGGATCTGAGCAGACTCTGGGTCCCTGACTGAACCTGCTGGCTTCTCACCTGCAACCAGGTGAGTCCAGGGGGTCACTGGGGACTGACCACTCGGAAGACAGTCTGTGTCCATCATAGCACCTGTACCAGCCCCCATGGGAGCCGCTCACAGTGTCCAGGGGGAAGTCAGCCTGAGAGAGCCCAGCCTGGAGCTTCGGGACAGAGCTCTGGGAGAGGTCCTGTCCCCACTCCTTGGACAGAGTGAATCTGTCATAGCTGAGGTCAGAGTGACACTGGAGGGTCAGGTTCTGTCCAGAGACCACAATGGGGccctctggggtcaggagggagggcttccctgagctACCTGCAGGGACCAGACACGAGTGACAGGGGATGCTCCTCCCATGAACCCTgctcctggcctggcccccaggTTCCCCCgtatctctgtgtctctggcccAGGAGCCCCTGTGCTCGCTTACCCCACCTCTCACATGGGGATCCACTCCCTACAAAGACCCCAGTGACCTGTCTGGTGCCTCAAAACATGGAAGaggcaaaatagaaaatatttttggccattattttttgtctcagccagcttgttaggtagtaaggggtggagtcttggGTTTTCACCAGGGCGGCGCAACCCACATCTctactctgtatgtgggggaggggtccacgagagaacagtgccacttgctctgctttctgctgattttcagccacttcccctgctacccacaatcaaattgggcctttctgttGCTGATTTCTGGGTTGGTGGGTTTGTGTTCagtctaggaccctgtgggtctctccaaagaactctcctgtgaggctgggagtttctccagctgccgtctcatcccccacaggtgttttcagtcagaggctttgaggttttatttcctggTTCTTGaacctgggttgcatggtctgtctcactccccagttgttcctcctcgTTCATCTGCTTGCAAATGTGGGACCCCCCAGTCCATCAACTGCCAggtcacctggtcctccagcccccGCCTTGTGGTGAGTCCTGTCCACCTGGGTGCCCATCTCTGTCactggtgtggatgaatgtttcttctttaactccttattTATCGGACTTGCATACAGTATGATTTTCTGTCaattgtggttgttttttgtttttaaatttgttgttgtccttcttttggttgtgtgaggaggcacagtgtgtctacctacacctccatcttggctggaaggcATGGGTTCATTTTGGGAATTttgattctgtttcatttttctgtatgtcttgggttttcttgttttttttgttttttgttttttgtggggttttttgcagttaccatgctgttttaattattatatctCTGTAGCATATTTGGATATCAGGCAGTGAGGTTCCTTCAGctctgctcttctttttcaagattgctttggctattggTGGTCTTTCGTGGTTTTGTATGAATTTTATTATtgccttttctatttctgtgaaaagtgCATTTGAAATTtcgatagggattgcattgaatctgtagattgggCAGTATACACATTTTAGTGAATTCTTCCTAAGCGTAAATGTaggatatatttccatttatttgtgtcttttccatttcttttaccAGAGTCTTAGACTTTTCAATGTCCAGacctttcacctccttggtcATGGTCTCTTGTGTTTGGTGCTGTTGTAAATGGggttactttctttatttttttccctgatcTTTCATATTTTGTCTGTAGAAATGCCACTGAGTCCTGACTGGTCACTTTGTAAGCTGCAACATTACTgaattgttttctagttttaagaatttttttttttgagtctttagggtttttatATATCAGATTGTATCATCTgtagacagttttatttctctctttccagtttggacccctttgtctcttttccttgtctgacaGCTCTGCCTAAGGCGGTCAGTAAGTGTTTCAcaggagtggggagagtgggcttccttgtcttgttgctgatctCAGAAGAGAAACTCTCAGCTTTTCAGTGTTGAGTCTGATGTTAACCATGGGCTTCCACACAGGACCCTCATTTTGCTGAGCTGTGTTCGTTCCATCCCCAATTTGTAGACAGTGtttattatgaaatgtttattttgaatgaATGGTGTATTTTCTCTAACGCCTTCTCTGCATCTATGCAAACaaccatatattttatatcatttactttatttctgtgGTGAAAACTTGTAttgattttcacatttaaaatatttatgacaatCACGAGGACCCTGTgttaaatcccacttgatcatggtgtataaaaGTCTTAATGAGCTCTTGAATTCGTCATGCTAATATTCATTGAGAAGTTTTGCATCTATTTTTGACAAGAATATTGccctcttgtttatttttcttggtctATTCTTTGGTTGATGCCCTCTGTCCCATTGTTCATTTCATTCACGTCATTTTTCCACCGCAGAAtttgtgggttttattttatgatttccGTGTCTTTGTTGAATTTGCTGTTTGGTCCATGTAATGTTTTCTTGACTTTATTGAactgtctttctgtttttgtcttgTGGTTCACGGAGTGTGTTTTGTATTACCTGTTGGGTGAATTTTAGTTCTCCATGACTTTGGTTCAGTATTGGGATGTTACTATGATCTTCGGTGATGGCAGAGATTGTGATTCTTTCTGACCTTTGGAGTGTTGTGTTCCCATTTTGTATTTGCCATCGCAGTCACCTCCTGCAACCTTGACCAGCTGCCCTCAGGTGAGAGATGCTTTCTGTTGGTCCTGGTTGTGTTCTGTGGTTGTGGGACCCTGTATGGATGAACGAGCTTGGTGCGTCTGGTCCCTCATGTGGTAGGATTCTCAGATTGTGTGTCTGGTCCTCATCTTTCCGTGTGTCTGGCCAGGTGGTaaactctgtctttttttttcctttaatgttcattttaaaaataggccatGACTTTTACAGACACGAGCCCCTGCCCCACATGCCGTCTCCAAGGTCCAGCTGACCCCAATGCAGTCTCAGGCCTCCTCCTTGCACTTTTGAGGGGTCAGAGGCATCTTAGCGTCCTCAGGAGTCTCCAGAATGGAGCCTTGAGGACAAGCAAGTTGCTGCTGCTCTGGCAGGGAGAGGACCCGGAGGGCTGCACCGGGCCCTGCAGGCCACCAGGGTCTGGGCTGAATGTTGGACTGTGCGTGGGCCTCTGGCCAGGCTGCGGGGCGAGGTGTTGAAAGCCCTGGGCTCTGAGCAGTTACTGCTGAAGCAGGGAGGAGGCGCGCGAGCTTGGACAGGTGGTCAGTGCTGGTGAAGCCCCTGGAGCAGACAGGGCCTGGGAAGCATTCTGTCCCTTGTGCATTTGGTGGCTACCAGCTGGTGCCCGTGCGCGAAAGTCCTGTGGCAGCCAGGCATGTGGCAGGCGCAGTGATGTGAGGTGCTCGGACTAGAAGGAGCTTTGGTGCAGCCTGGGAGGGGAGTGCAGTGGCTCTTGGAGGCAGCAGTGCAAGCATGGGACCCGGACCAGGTGCGGGAGGACTGGGACCAGAGGGATGGGGACAGAAGGGTGGCTCAGCGCTTCCCCAGGACTCCGGGGCTAGCCACGTAGGTCAGCCAGGATCCTGGTGGCCAGAAGTAGTAGCGCAGCAGTGGCTTCTGGCTCTGGTGAGACACCCTGCGCACACCCGGGGCCCACGGTGGGGAACGTGCTCTGGGCCTGGTTGGCCGCAGTGCAAGTTACGTCCAGGGGCCCAGCCCTGAGCAGGTTGGGGCAAAGTAATGCACGCAGGTCACCGACCCCATCGGTCGGACACTGTGCGTGGCTGGGACTCAGTGAGGTGATGGACTCGGAGAAAGACAAGGGGATGGGCAAGACGGTGGTGGGCGGCTCTCCCGCCCTCAAGAAGGAAGAAGTGGAAGGGACTAGAATAGAaagtgtatgaatgacccatccACGCAGACAACAGGGAGAGAATTGACTGTtggtgtggggttggggagggaggggtgttgaagtaggtggaggaaggcaaaggggggaaattgggagaactgtaacacaataataattttaaaagattaaaaaaataaaaaatggaataatgcaaaaaaataaaaaggaagtaagaGAGGAACATACACACCAGGAATTAGGCATGTACCAAAAATCAGGGCTTATGAAAAAAACAGTGTATTCTGGGAGCTGGTTTACAAACACACCACCTGGGCCTCATTTCACACACCTGTGGCATTTCTGGAGCAAACACACCAAGTTCTTCATCTGCTACACAGAGCAGTCCTTGACGGGACCAGGCACTGGTTTTCACGATGGTTCTGGATTCATTTCTCCCAAACtagtcttttaaaatgaaatttattggggGGCTATTAGTTCGTACAATGACATAGGtgtccgccctggctggtgtgggttgagcaccggcctctgaaccaaagggtcccctgctccattcttggtcaggacacacgGCTGGGTCAGGCCAGGTCCTAACAGATGGCAACAAATCTGTGTTTCtgtggcacattgatgtttctctcctctctcccttctactctctaaaaaaaataataaatgaaacctCAAAAATCTTACAGAAGTTTCAAGCACACAATTCTAGGACACATTGTATAAGGCGTTGCGTTCTTCCGATATGAAATCTCTCGTCACTGTATGTTTCACTCTCTACCCTCCTCTGTGTCACTCCGACCCCCTCCCTCTGGGGACCACCACTCCATTGTCCGTGTCCATCTGTCCACACTACTCCTGGTATTTGTCCCTTCAACCAGTCGTTTAAAACAGATTGGTTGTCTAATTCGAAGACATGCACAATTAGTGAATGTGGTAAATGAAAGCGAGAAAAACGTCTTACAGGAACATGGACCAGAGATTGAGGGTGAGCCCAGAAGTGGAGAGGGGCCAGTCAAGGAAAATCAACAGGGAGACACCACAGTTTACCTGTGGAGGAGCCTCTGCAGCACCAGCCCCAACCTCTCCCTGCACAtgacccacacccacaccctcctCATTCTAAGCAGACACTCTCCCACAGGTGCCCACATTTTCTCCCAGAGCTTCTCAGGATCATCAGACTCTTCTCCAGGCTCTACCTCGCTGACTGGTGGGTTTGTTGTCTCCTGTGTTCACCCACTGGCTGCATGGTGGGGTCTTCTCCGACTGTGCCAAGCTTCAAACAGCAGCACCCCAAGGACCACGAGGATCAAGCCAGACACACCCAATCTGACAAGGTTCTCCACTGTGTAGTCTTGGGGTTGATAAGCTAGGAATTGTGGGTAAAGAGGTCACAGAAGTCAGGACAGATCAGATCACCCCAGTCCCCTGCGTGTCCACCAGGGCACCTGCATCTCATGGACTGGTTTTGATGCCCTGAGCACAGCCCATAACTGAGAATTTCCCCTACTCTGTACTCTTGGAATCTGAGTTGTTTTCCCATCATCCCAGAGGATCAGCTGCtccagaggaaaataaaactgatagGATATGAGAGAAGAGATGTAGGCTGCCTTAGGTCATCTCTTCTCTAATCTTCAATGGGCCTCTCAAACGAATGGTACCCAACCCAAATCCCCGAGGTGAGCATCTCTGGGATCTGGTCTTGCATTGCTTTGGAAAGTCCAGATGCACACGGGGGACCTCAATTGGTCCTGAAGGGGGGACATGAAGGAGTGACGGCTGGATGTATGTTTTCACTGCTGCACGTCAGCCAGCTGCTTGTGTCCCTGACTCAGGAACATAATTTCCACATCAGGTTCTTCTTTGTAtcagtctttgttttttaagaaataaataattgactATGTGTAAGACAGGCATTTTTTTTGGTATGGAGAATTACCAAAATTAACTTAATCTCTAAGTGTTCATTCAGTTTGTAATGTAATAGGAagcaaaaagataaatgaaaaagtaaaatctttagaTGCACACCTGCATGAAAGTACAGATCTCTATAGATCACAGACAGGCTCTGATGCTGTGACACAGGAAACACAGGGAactctgggagggggaagggggcacaGACAGGAGTTCTGATGGGAGGTCTTTTAGAGGATGACCTGTCCCAGCTGACCACCTGGTGTCATGGAAACGGAGCAAAAATCCTGCCATCCTCCCACATCCACATACTGACAGTGGCCCCCCATGGAGACAAGATGGGCTCATAGTGAGCTCCTGTTTTTTCTCCCACAGGGATTCACTGGCATCAAAGTTATAAAGTGACTGAGCGTTTTCAGATCCTGGATTGTATTCTGCTTTGATAGCTGGGAGAACCGAGTCCCAGATGCAGGTAGGATTTTGTCACTAGGATTCACTTCAAGGTGCTGAGCCAACTCCACTTGGTTTAGACTGTCAGTGGATGCCCATCACGCTGACTCATGAGACGCCCCCTTGACTCTGTCTCCTATGTGGGATTTGTTCCACAGGTACCAGGACAACTCAGGGGATTAGAATCAGCAGCACAGACAGAGGCAGGAGTGACTActgctctttctccccacctgagCTGGGCATCTTCCCCTTCATGTGTTTCCTCCCCACTGATCACATGGGACCCAGTGACCTCCCTGCTACTGGAGACAAGAGGCCCCTTCCATATGTCTCCACCTTTATCCCAGGACTGTAGGAAACAAGGCCTTCTGGAACTATTTGATGTGTTGAGTATAAAGTGAGAAATAGCAAAGCCTGGTGGTGTCTGGGTCTCTACCAGGCTAAGACGACTCTGCTACCCAACAGACATGAAGTTTGTCTGTGTGGAGGAGGGTCTGCAGACGCCAGGTGCTGCATGACACAGGAACCAGGGGAGGCTATGGGTGTGCCTGCCCCCTCATGCCTCCTACAGTCCAATAGATTCCCCCAAATGTTGGCCCTTCACACTCTTCAttctcctccctgcacacaccAGCACTGGATGGACCCTCAGGTGGGGTGAGGCATGGAGAGGGTGGGGGACCCCCATTTCTCCATCTCATTATGGGAAGGGATTCTCCCTATTGATGACCTCAGTGTTTCCTTACCCTCCCATCTCAGCCCAGAGCTGCCCTGGGACAGAGTCTGCTCCCTCAGTGGACATGGGGTGGGAGTCCCTTACCTGAGACCAGAAGTTCCAgggggtcactgggctgtgacagcaggaagggggaggatcTGTGTGAGCTGTAGCACCTGTAGGTCCCATTGTGGCCTGAGGTTGCAGGGCTGATGGTGAAGTTGGCCTGAGAGGGGGCAGCTGTGTCCTGCAGATGAAGCTGCTGGGGAGGATCCCGGGACCCCTCCCTGTGCAGGTGGAAGGTATCAGTCCTGACCTCAGATCCACACTGCAGGGTCACAGTTGATCCCCAGGGCAccgagggccctggctgggctgagAGGAAGGGTTTCCTGTACAGTCCTGAGGAGAAGGGGGCTGTGATGGGTGGACAGTAACCCTCTCCTATGCCCTTGGCACAGAGTTGAGAGACCATGACTCAGGGGACACACACACCCACCACCCAGTAGGGCTGCAGGGAGAATTCCCACATGTCCCTCCCTAAGTCTCctctctgtggttctgtccccAGTAAACCCTTGTCACTGATCCCCACAACCCCCAGGGCTATACGAGGCACAAGGTTTAGATCAATTATTTGGGGCACTGGAAAGAATTGAAGCCAAGTATGGGCCACCTCACCTGTGATCTTGAGGTGCAGagggtcactgggctgtgaccaCACATTGGGGGTGGAGTTGGAGGAACCATAGCATCTGTAGGTCCCCCCATGAGAGGAGATCACAGGGCCCACAGGGAAGACAGCCTGCCACCTCCTCTCAAAGGATCTCCATTCTGATTTCCTGTGTTGGGGcagctcagcccctccctccttcagcaGGTGGAAAGTGTCCCATGTGGACTGTGAGCTGCACAAGAGGGACACGTTTCCTCCTGAGGCCACCATGGGGCCTGGGTGGGCTGAGAGGGAGGGTGTGCTGTGCTCTcctgagggagaagaaagagataaGTTACAGGGAACTGTCACCCCAATTTATCCACGAGTGGGCTGTGAAGGGCAAGGCCCCCCTAAAGCCACACTCTGTTCCCTTCATCCTCTGAGGAGGAGCCCGCAGTGGGGAGGAGACCCAGGTTCCCCCCTTACCTGTCACCACCAGGAGCAGGGGCTCACTCAGCTGGGACAGCGAGCCCCCAGTGCTGTATGCACACTGGTACAGCCCTGCGTAGTGTGAGCTCATGGACTCGATGAGG
The sequence above is drawn from the Desmodus rotundus isolate HL8 chromosome 12, HLdesRot8A.1, whole genome shotgun sequence genome and encodes:
- the LOC128779632 gene encoding LOW QUALITY PROTEIN: leukocyte immunoglobulin-like receptor subfamily A member 6 (The sequence of the model RefSeq protein was modified relative to this genomic sequence to represent the inferred CDS: substituted 1 base at 1 genomic stop codon), coding for MTPAFIALLCLGLCWGPWDHVKAEDPPKPSIWADPGPIISKGSPVTIWCEGSLQADGYTLYKDRGSPLLDTKVPQASSNKTGFLIESMSSHYAGLYQCAYSTGGSLSQLSEPLLLVVTGEHSTPSLSAHPGPMVASGGNVSLLCSSQSTWDTFHLLKEGGAELPQHRKSEWRSFERRWQAVFPVGPVISSHGGTYRCYGSSNSTPNVWSQPSDPLHLKITAPFSSGLYRKPFLSAQPGPSVPWGSTVTLQCGSEVRTDTFHLHREGSRDPPQQLHLQDTAAPSQANFTISPATSGHNGTYRCYSSHRSSPFLLSQPSDPLELLVSAYQPQDYTVENLVRLGVSGLILVVLGVLLFEAWHSRRRPHHAASGRHRDTGEPGGQARSRVHGRSIPCHSCLVPAGSSGKPSLLTPEGPIVVSGQNLTLQCHSDLSYDRFTLSKEWGQDLSQSSVPKLQAGLSQADFPLDTVSGSHGGWYRCYDGHRLSSEWSVPSDPLDSPGWLPDRPSLTMQPGPTVAPGENMTLLCQSQSPRDTFLLTKEGAADPPQHLRSXSQAQQHQAEFSVGPVTSAHGGTYRCYSTNHGSPYLLSQPSDPLELLVSGAADTLSPSQNKSDPRSAFHSQDYTVENLTHKGVAGLVLMGLRHKHRGDRAPIRDGDPWSPSDDPGGGERHSGSQVGKLLICPGEQRWQARFGDRKCELCSCEEVSSIPLWGSPSSSSWTPLDCPSVLTPVT